The DNA segment CCTATAATTTGGATGAAATTCACATAGAACTATTGAAGTTAGTTGAAAAGGGAGAACTTGTTCTTCTAGAGATAAGTGGTGTAGAAGGGCCTGTTTGTGTGAGTGCCTGCACCACCAGAGAACAGCTGTATGAGGATAATGCCAACCGCTGTATCCTGCTGTATATGGATAACAGCATTGAGCAGGATAAAAAGATCATGGACTATCAGCGTAGACTCAGCGCCGGGCAAGTTGATCAGGGCGCTGAACAGCGGATCCGGACACAGCTCAAAAATGTGTAGCGGGCCCTACAGCCCGTTACCGTTAAAAATCCCCATGCCGTCTATCTGCAATTGCCTGAAGCAGTCTTTAAGCCAAGAAGGACAATGCTTTTGCTGCTGCTGTTTACCGAAACCATTACCTATTACCACCAATACCAGCGGGAACTGAAAACCGATACAGATACCGGGGAGCAGTATATTGAAAGTACCATAGAAGATATTGAAGCTGCCTTTACGCTACTGGAAGCTACAATCTTAAAAAAGAGTGATGAGCTGAATGATACCTGCCGGGGCTTCTTTGAAAAACTGAAAGCCTGGTTAAAAGAACAGGATACCGAGAGCTTTTACAGCAAGGAAATCCGCTCTGCCTTGCGGATCAGCCCGAGCAGTATCGGCCGTTACCTGTATGAGCTGGAGCGGATGGGCTACATCAAAATCATCCGTGGCAACCGCTATAAAGGCTTTGAATATAAAGTACAGAGCTGGAACGATCTGGAAGTGCTTAGTACAGATGCCAAAACCCTTATTACAAACATCCTTCAGGATATCCGTTCAGTAACCCGTAACTCAGTAGTAACCCAAAGTCCTGATGGGTTACATAACAGTCAGAAGATCAGCAAGAAAGATACAGTAACCCAAGCGAAGTAAAAAATGCAAGGCAGGCAAAATATAAAACTGAAAAACCCGCTCTATATCAGGCTGCAGGCCGGGTTTAGCCGCTGGCTCCGGGTACTGAACTTTGAGCCGAGCAGCCCAAGGGACATGCCCAAAATGCTAGCCAGCTTCCTGATCTTTCTTGAAACAAAAGGCTGTAGCGGCATATCTGCAGTGCAGGAAAACGACCTGAAAGATTACCTGCAGGAGCTATCCGAACGTCCAAACCAGAAGAAGGAAGGGACTTTAAGTAAAAACTACTTGCGTAAACACCTGCAGGTGATCCGTAAGTTCAGCCGTTACCTTTCAGAGAGTAATCAGGAAAGCTTTGAGGTGAAAGTACAGATCAAAGGTAAAAGCAGCAATATCAAATGTATCCTGAGCCCTGAAGAGATTGGCAGGCTGTATGAAGCAACCGGAGAAGATAAACTGGGATTGCGGGATAAGGCAATGCTGGCACTTTATTATGGATGTGGACTGAGAAAAAATGAAGGGCTGAGCCTGAACGTAGACGATATTCAGCTGGAAAAGGAACTGGTGTATGTAAGGAAAGGTTATAAACAGCACCTGGTTCCCCTTACCGGCAGCAATAAAACAGATCTGGAAAACTACCTGACTTACTCCCGGCCTTACCTGCTCAGCGGAAAAGGGGAAGATGCCCTGCTGCTGAGTATTCAGGGCAGTAGGCTGGTTACCGTATTTGAACGGATCAGGAAGTTATAAGGCAAAGCCAGGATCAAAAAGCAGATTGGGGCACATACCCTCCGGCATAGCATCGCTACTCATCTGTTGCAATCAGGAATGAAGCTGGAACAGATCCAGCGGTTCTTAGGTCACAGCAGTCTGGAAAGTACACAAATCTATACCCATATCACTAATGAAGGACTTTGAAGCCTACCTGAAAGATCAGGGTATGAAGTCATCAACAGTCATTCAGCACTGGAACTATGCTGATTACTTCCTTGCCTGGCTAAGCAAAGAGAGCCTCACGTTAAATCAGGTTAGTTATGCTGAGATCCTGGACTATACTGATCGGCTGAAATCCGATGGAGGAAGTACAGCTTATATCAACAGGAACCTGCTATCGGTACAATATTACTTCTCTTTCCTTAAAACCAAAGATCAGGCGGCCTGTAATCCAGTAGCGGGAGTCCGGCTGAAAGGAACACTCAGAGCCATTCCTCATGATCTGCTGGAAAGATCAGAACTGGAAGAGTTGCATGAGCAATACGAGATCAAAGATGAACGTACTCACCGGAACAAGGTTATGCTCGGTCTGTTAGTCTTTCAGGGGCTGAGTAGGTTGGAACTGGAAACTCTGAGACCTGAGCACCTAAAACTAAGAGAGGGTAAGATACAAATACCACAAACAGGTAAAAACAATGGCAGGATCCTTGCCCTTCAGCCTGGTCAGATCCTGGACTTACAGGAATACCTGTTGCTGGTCAGGCCTAAACTACAAAGTAGTTCTGAAAGGCTGTTTACCGGAAGGAATGATACCGAAAGTCTAAAAAACAGTTTACTACATCTAAATTATGCACTTAGAAAGCTCAATCCAAAATATCAGAATGCGATGCAGATCCGCCAGAGTGTAATCACTGAATGGTTAAAGGAAAAAGACCTGAGAACGGTTCAGTATATGGCAGGCCATAAATATGTAAGCAGTACAGAACGTTATCAGACCACCAACCTTGAAGACCTTAAAGAAGCTTTAAACAAGCATCATCCATTGAAATAATCCCCTTCACCATCTTCAGTGCATCAAAACCCAGCCAGCTTACAGCTTCCCTCTGTGCTTTGCTGCCCTTCCGCCCGGCTGATCCCTTCTGCCGGGAAGACCGGCCCCAAGCTATATAACATAATACACATTATAAAACAGCCCCACGAGGCCTTTCTGCGACCAAAGCTGCCGTTATAATGGGCTATTATGTTAAATAGCCGCACGCCCCCGGCTGGCCTGCGCTCTGCCGTCTTCCTCCGGTCGGTCAGCGGCAAAGCCTGCGGCAGCATGGTATTGTTAATGGCTGATTGGGGCAGTGCAAGACTGGTCGGGGGAACAACGGAATCCCTTTGAAAACGGGGGCACTGCACCCGCCCAACCTCACAGGGATAGAAAGATCCGCTCTTATCCTCCCCGCATACCAAAGACCTTTCCATCCCTGTGAGGGATTGCATGATGCCCTTTACTGGGCCCCAATCGTCAAGGGTTCAGGTCGTTCATCTGTTAAGCCACCCCGAGCCAAAGAAAGGAAAGCTGTCAAGGGAACGTGGAATAAATGGCATTGCGGGCAGGATAAGAGCGTTTATGCCGCGAAAGTCCCTTTACTGCTTTTCTTTCGAGGCTACCTTTGCTGTTACAGATGATCTAACGAACAAGCACTGCCTTTTATAGTACCGCTCCCTGCAAAAAACAAACAACAAAAACGGCCAAAAAACAAGGTTGGTGGATGAAAATCAAATCTATATCTTTGGTAGAGGAACGTTCTTTATAGCACTGAAAAAGTGCAACTGGTAAACTTCAGAAACGGCTAAAAAAATGCGGTAGCCTGTACGATTACGGGGCAAGGTTCTATGATCCGGTAATTGGAAGGTGGAATGTGGTGGATCAGTTAGCTGATCATCCAAATCAAATTGATAAATCTCCTTATGCTTACGGATGGAATAATCCTGTAAATCTTACCGATCCTGATGGAAATTGCCCTGTTTGTCCGATAATAGCATATCACGCTTTAAGGTACGTAGCTGCTGCAGTGTTAGCTGGAGGAATAACGTATACTGTAACAAATGGGATTAAACAGTATACTAAAGGTAGGAATTACGAAGATTCATCTTCTGATGCCACGAGTCTGGCTAAACCCATATTAGTAGGTATCAAAACTGAAAAAGCGCCCGAATCAGTTGCTGAGGAACCAGAACCAGCTGTTGAAAAAAGCTGAGAATCCTGGAAGATCGGGGAGGCAGCAAAGGCTTAAGGATGCAGTAAAAGATGACAAAGAAAGTTCTGCAAATAGAGGATGGATTAATCAAGAGCAGACTCAAATAGATCGAGGAAAGAGAAAAAATATAAGAAATCCACCTGGAAAAGTGCTGGCTCACAAACGGGGGAAGGAAGCTGCAAAAGGATATGGCTATGAGCATTCCGATCTCCAAGATCAAGATTTGCATAGACTGCAGCATAAGTATGATAATAATGGTAAAAAGAATAAGGAAAGACCAAATTAGAACCTATGATAACAAATGAAGAAATCTTAAATGTCTCTAAACTTGATGCATTCAAAAGATATGGTTATTTTATAAAAAAGGTAGCCGATGAGGAGATGGTTTATACCCTATCTTTTGAAAATGAAATAGCAATTGCAGAAGTTAAAAACAACAAATTGATTTCAATTTGGAGTGCGGCTGAATTTGCAAAAGAATGTGCTGTTCTAGAATGGGGAAACTATGATGTTGTTGAGTTTAGTTTGGATGAATTTAAGGATAAGATAGGAGCTCTTGTTGCTAAGAATGGGTTTCTAATCAACGTTTTTTCGGTGGCCAATAAAACTGGATTTATAGTCAATTGGAGCGAACTTTGGAGAGATCTCGAAGAGGAGTTAGAACAATATGATTAATGTAGAACTCATTTAAGTAAAATGAAGAATCAAAGCCTAACTTTTTACAGTTAGGCTTTGTTGTTTACTGGTTATATTCTTTTCTGGTATTGGCATCACGGATAAAGGCATCAATAATGGCTATCAGATGAGACTTGTCATCATCAGAAAGCCCTTCTATCTGTTGCATCCGCTTAACTGTTCTTTTGTCAAAGGAAGCATTGGTACTTTCTCCTCCCAGATAATCCAGCGTAACTTCAAAGGCTTGTGCGATCTTTTTAGCCACCTCAATAGAAGGCACAGCCTCTTCACGTTCGTATTTACCTATCATTACCCTTGAAATGCAGCTTTTGGTAGCCAGGTCGCTTTGTGACCAGCCTCTCTGATCCCTTAAATCTGATAAAGAAAGAAGTACTGCGGATGCGGGGTCTTTCAATATGTACAGATGTTTTTTTGAGATATGATGATCACACCTTAATTTTTGACGAGCTGGAAAAAATCGAGATCGAAAGATCTGCTGTTCTTCCAACAGCAGATTTTAGAAAACTTTTTGACAGTATAAAAGTCGCTTCAGACAAGCGGTTTCATGAGATTACTTTTAATATAAAAGAAGGAGAATATGATCGTAAATAGGTAAGGAAAAATACTTAAATACGAATTAAGCCTCAATAATGTCGTAAACCAATACCTTGCTCCACAGATGGCTGCAGTTTTTTATAAATTCAAGGTGTATCGGATGGGTCTGGTAAATCGCCTGTCCCTCAAGATCCTTAAAGAATAACAATTCAGATACGCTCCAACTGCTGTCTATGACGTCACGTTTTTCTGTGCCGGCCACTATTCCTACATGAATATCTTTAATGGTTTCTATTTTTGATAAGGTCTTTATGCCTTTAATCAATTGATCACGGTCAGCCTGGGAATCCGGATTTTTTAACCAGAAGAATACATGATGTACTATTGGATATATTTTGTTGTTACCTGATAGTGGCATCGCCGATGCTGCAGTTCCAACTGCAATGGCTGCAGCTGTTCCAAGAAATTTTCTCCGGTTGGGCTTTTTCATAAACACAAAATAGAAAAAAGAACCTGTCTGTCCAAGGTAATTATCACATTGTCTGTTTTTCCATCTAAAATAATTGGATTTGAATTTTAACTCATCCGTTATTCACGTATAAATCAGAAAATTATTTTTTCTAAAATATGCTTAGTACGGCATTTTACGTACATTATGTGTATATTTTTGATTAAAATTATAATTATTTATCATTTTTGTTGGTAATTGGAATGATTGTTGGGTTGGGGAACTACAACTGTATTGGAGCAAAATGCTGTACTACAGTAATTAACGATCATTATGGAAAACGACTTAACCAAGGAAATCAGTATAGGTGATAAACGTATACTGCATTTTAGTTCATTTACCCTTCAACAGCGCTTTAATGCGCATCATTACTTTGAACTTAGATTTAAACACGATCAGCTGGGTGCTCCCGGATTGATCAGTCTGGACTCCAGCCGCGACTTCGTCGGACAAACCCTTACTGCATCATTTGGATACGATCCTGCTAAAATGCAGAAGTTTTCAGGGATGGTGACGAAAGTAGAGCTGGCACAGAGTAATGGTTATCATGGAATTTTGATCGTTAGTGGATATAGTCCGACTATTTTAATAGACAGAGGTCCGGATTTAGGTTCTTACCTGGATAAAGACCTGAATTCGATCGTTAAACTGGCCACCAAAGATACGCCTGCCAATGACCTGAGGATTGTAGCAAATGCTTCCAGAAGTAGTTCCATTGATTATGTCATTCAATATAGAGAGAGTGATTTCGATTTTTTAAACAGATTGAGCGGAGAATATCATGAATGGTTTTTCTATGATGGGGAGAACCTCAACTTTGGAAAACCGGACGAACAGAAGGAAGTGGCTTTGTTTTACGGAAGAGATGTCCAGAGCTTACAATATGCGATGGAAGTTGCACCGATCAAAAACAAGCGCTTTGCCTATAATCCGAAACAAGATCAGATGCTCGAGAGCGAAAGCACCGGGCAGGCCAATGGTAGACCTGATTTGGTTCATGCGATCAATGCTTCCAATTCGATGTACAGCAAGACTTTTAATCAACCTTCACTAATCCGGGTAGACAATGGCAGTGATATTAAATCCCTGGTAGATAACGAGGAAAAGGCAAACATCAGCGGACTGCTAAAAATAAATGCCAATGGCGACAATCCGGAAGTAGGGATTGGCAGCATTGCTGAAGTAAGTATGAGTTTGAAACAAGGCCTGGATTTTTCGGCCCAGAGTCTGGGGAAATTTCTAATTACTTCCGTACACCATATTATAGATGAACGTGGTCATTATAACAACTCTTTTGAAGGGATAGTATCGACGACAGAACGCGTTGCTTTCAGGAATTACGATCGTCCAAATCCGGATATGCAATTGGCCGATGTGGTAGACAACAATGATCCACAAGGCCAGGGACGGATTAAAGTGAAGTTCAAATGGCAATGTCAGACGAACGATCAAACGGAATGGCTGAGGGTCGTAACCCCTGATGCCGGTGGGAGTGAAAAGGTGAGTAAGAACAGGGGTTTTGTGTTTATACCGGAAGTAGGTGACCAGGTATTGGTTGCTTTTGAAGAAGGTAATATTGCCCGTCCCCTGGTGATGGGAAGTGTATTCCATGGTAAAACGGGAAGCGGTGGCAGCAGCAGCAATAACACGAAAAGCCTGACCTCCAAAAGCGGACATACCGTTCAGCTGGATGATGGTGGTGGGATGACAATAAAAGATAAAGATGACAACCTGATCATACTGGATGGCGCAGGTAATATTTCAATGCACAGTAAAATCAGCATCACCATTTCCTGTGGAGAAGGGGAAAGTGCGGCAAGTGCAATCACTTTAGATAAAGAGGGTAACATTGCTATCAAATCTAAAAACATAGTGGCTTTAGGTTCGGAACTGGTCTCTATGGGCTCTGGTTCTGGGGATGAGAAATCTTTCTCCGGATCCGGGTTTTCTTTGGATCCTGAAAATGTTACTATTGGCGCAAAAACAAAGCTCAGTATGGTTGGGGGCAAGAGCCTTGAAGCCAGTTCTGAAGGTCCTGTGATGATTCAGGCCAAAGGCGAAACAATCGTTCAGGGCGCAAAAGTAAACATCAACTAGACGCATGGAGAATAACGCGATCATGCAGCGGGTGATGATGCTTTCTGAAATGTGGACCGAATCGCTGACCAAGAACCCTAAAGTAAGTGTGTTTGCCTGGGTTGGCGCTTCTTCAGTTGAGTTTAAAACAATAAAAGGGTTTGTGATGTACCAGACTTCCTTAGAAAAAACACTGCAGGATACGGTGTTGTGCTTGTCGCAACCCTTTGAACCAGAGCTGCAGTTATATGGAGATCGGATCACAACTGACCTGCAGAATTATTTTAGGGAATGGAATAAAGACCCATCGCTCACAGAGGTGACCGGAAAGATAGAATGGGAGGCGCAATCGATCACAGAACAGGGGACTGAAGCGACGTTATTTGCGGAGAACATCAATAAGCTGGCTAAAGCATTAAAAGTGACTGGGCGTCCTGAAAAGCTGGTTCTGGCGCTATTTCCAAGTGCGCTGACGGATGTGAAGGCTTTTAGTAACTGGATAGAACTGTTGATGAATGCAGGGATTTCGGATAGTGTCCGGATCATGTTGTATGAATCGAGGGACTCCATGTATTTTAAAGGCCTTTCCAAAAAGAAGGAAGAAGAATTTAAATATCTCCAGCCTGATCTGGACATCGCAGGTGCAATGAATCAGATTCTGGAAGAGACGAAGGCGAAAAAAGGGACAGAAGAAGAAAAAGATATGGTGAGCTTTCAGCAGGCGCTGATCAAGATGAATGAGGCGATTGGCTATAGTGATGAAGAAGATGTTCGTTATTATGGAAATGTCTGTCTGAAGTTGGCTAAAAAATATGAATGGCAGCCTCAGATAGCACTAGTTCATTTTTTTGAGCATACTTTTTACGCCTCAGTGCAAAAGGCAAAAGAAGCCCATCAGGCAATTGATAAAGCAATTGCGATCACTGCTAAGGCTGCAGAAAAAGAGAAGGAGCAACATGACCAGACGCAATACCAGTATTACATTGCCAAAGGCAACTTGTATTTCATGAGTAAGGAGTTTGAACAGGCTGCTGCGGTTTACAGGAAAAGCCTGGAACTCGACAGAGCTGGCGCAAACCCGATGATGTTAGCCGGAATCCATCAGATGCTGGGGAACAGTCTGCGAAAATACGCTACTAAAACGGAGGCCAGAACTTGCTTTAGCGAGGGATGGCAGTTGTTAAGTAACGAAGGTGATGACGCACTAAAAGAGAATACAATGGCTATGTTTTATGCAAAAGACATGCTCAGCGTTGCTGATCAGGAAATGCTGAATACCTATACGCCGATACTGAATCAGTTGTGGGGAAACAACTGGAAAAATAACCTGACCGATCAATATGACCAACTCAATAAAACTAAATAAGATGAATAATAACGGAATCATGTGGCTTGCAGCCATCTTCATCATCATATCTCTGACTTACACCGGTTGTAGCTATTTACAGAAAGACAATGCGGAGAAAGAAAAATACAAAAACTATGTTGCTGCAAAGGCAGTAATAGATCAGAAATTGCCGGAACGTGTAACCCGTTATGGAGCAAAACAGGCAAGATATAACATCACGATTACAGATGCCAAAGGAGAGAAAATTATCCGCTTTAATTGCGAGCTGGGGGGCAGCCTGAAGGAAAAAGATACGGTAACTGTGTACTACGATCCGAATGATCCAAATGGCAGTGAAGTGACGACTAAAAGACCATAATCCCCCAAACCAAAACTTACAATTATGGCATTTAAGATAGTAAATGATCCCATCGTACCGGCTGCACCCGTAGATCCAAAACCGGCAGCAAAGCATTTTGACATCGTCCTGGGTCTTGATTTTCATGTGCTGAAAGTACCATGGCCAATCACGCCTTGTCCAATCACACCTTTTGCGGCATTGGTTTTCGATCCAATGGATTATATCCATTTTACGGTTCCGGCGATGCCGGTGTATACGGATGATGGATTTACAATTGCCAAGGATGTTCCTTTGGGCGGGACGGTACTAATTAACGATTGCTACCGGGGTGCCGCACAAAGTGCCTTATGGGGAATGCCTTCGGTGCCTCCATTGATGGGGAAATTGAAAGGTTTGGGAAAAGCGGTGAAAGCATTGAATCTTTTGCATTCGGTGATTCCTCACCCTTTGTTTCTATTGCCAAAGTTTTTTCA comes from the Pedobacter sp. FW305-3-2-15-E-R2A2 genome and includes:
- a CDS encoding Dabb family protein, with the protein product MKKPNRRKFLGTAAAIAVGTAASAMPLSGNNKIYPIVHHVFFWLKNPDSQADRDQLIKGIKTLSKIETIKDIHVGIVAGTEKRDVIDSSWSVSELLFFKDLEGQAIYQTHPIHLEFIKNCSHLWSKVLVYDIIEA
- a CDS encoding helix-turn-helix transcriptional regulator, which gives rise to MKDPASAVLLSLSDLRDQRGWSQSDLATKSCISRVMIGKYEREEAVPSIEVAKKIAQAFEVTLDYLGGESTNASFDKRTVKRMQQIEGLSDDDKSHLIAIIDAFIRDANTRKEYNQ
- a CDS encoding tyrosine-type recombinase/integrase — its product is MQGRQNIKLKNPLYIRLQAGFSRWLRVLNFEPSSPRDMPKMLASFLIFLETKGCSGISAVQENDLKDYLQELSERPNQKKEGTLSKNYLRKHLQVIRKFSRYLSESNQESFEVKVQIKGKSSNIKCILSPEEIGRLYEATGEDKLGLRDKAMLALYYGCGLRKNEGLSLNVDDIQLEKELVYVRKGYKQHLVPLTGSNKTDLENYLTYSRPYLLSGKGEDALLLSIQGSRLVTVFERIRKL
- a CDS encoding DUF2750 domain-containing protein: MITNEEILNVSKLDAFKRYGYFIKKVADEEMVYTLSFENEIAIAEVKNNKLISIWSAAEFAKECAVLEWGNYDVVEFSLDEFKDKIGALVAKNGFLINVFSVANKTGFIVNWSELWRDLEEELEQYD
- a CDS encoding phage baseplate assembly protein V: MENDLTKEISIGDKRILHFSSFTLQQRFNAHHYFELRFKHDQLGAPGLISLDSSRDFVGQTLTASFGYDPAKMQKFSGMVTKVELAQSNGYHGILIVSGYSPTILIDRGPDLGSYLDKDLNSIVKLATKDTPANDLRIVANASRSSSIDYVIQYRESDFDFLNRLSGEYHEWFFYDGENLNFGKPDEQKEVALFYGRDVQSLQYAMEVAPIKNKRFAYNPKQDQMLESESTGQANGRPDLVHAINASNSMYSKTFNQPSLIRVDNGSDIKSLVDNEEKANISGLLKINANGDNPEVGIGSIAEVSMSLKQGLDFSAQSLGKFLITSVHHIIDERGHYNNSFEGIVSTTERVAFRNYDRPNPDMQLADVVDNNDPQGQGRIKVKFKWQCQTNDQTEWLRVVTPDAGGSEKVSKNRGFVFIPEVGDQVLVAFEEGNIARPLVMGSVFHGKTGSGGSSSNNTKSLTSKSGHTVQLDDGGGMTIKDKDDNLIILDGAGNISMHSKISITISCGEGESAASAITLDKEGNIAIKSKNIVALGSELVSMGSGSGDEKSFSGSGFSLDPENVTIGAKTKLSMVGGKSLEASSEGPVMIQAKGETIVQGAKVNIN
- a CDS encoding polymorphic toxin type 8 domain-containing protein encodes the protein MKKAENPGRSGRQQRLKDAVKDDKESSANRGWINQEQTQIDRGKRKNIRNPPGKVLAHKRGKEAAKGYGYEHSDLQDQDLHRLQHKYDNNGKKNKERPN
- a CDS encoding site-specific integrase, whose protein sequence is MKDFEAYLKDQGMKSSTVIQHWNYADYFLAWLSKESLTLNQVSYAEILDYTDRLKSDGGSTAYINRNLLSVQYYFSFLKTKDQAACNPVAGVRLKGTLRAIPHDLLERSELEELHEQYEIKDERTHRNKVMLGLLVFQGLSRLELETLRPEHLKLREGKIQIPQTGKNNGRILALQPGQILDLQEYLLLVRPKLQSSSERLFTGRNDTESLKNSLLHLNYALRKLNPKYQNAMQIRQSVITEWLKEKDLRTVQYMAGHKYVSSTERYQTTNLEDLKEALNKHHPLK